Proteins from one Coffea arabica cultivar ET-39 chromosome 8c, Coffea Arabica ET-39 HiFi, whole genome shotgun sequence genomic window:
- the LOC140013707 gene encoding BURP domain protein RD22-like: MEFLKLLYFLSFLFLGVGANHADLEAYWKSELPNTPMPKAVRDLLKDGKWPERGNFRLKTYDDSCSFKHYCGNPTEDELHIDPKVKVFFLKMDLNRGSSMNMKFVESVKSPTAFLPRQVANSIPFSSKSVPEILNKYSLNPQSQDARIIKETIAECEVPAMKGEDKYCATSLESMVDFTTSKLGKDVLAISNEAQKTDPEVQKYGIVSVSKLNNNDKEIVSCHRQNYFYAVFYCHTTQNTDAYMVNLVGADGAKVKAVAVCHRDTSAWNPRHLAFQLLKVKPGTVPICHFLPEDHIVWVPKH, from the exons ATGGAATTTCTGAAGCTTCtctactttctctcttttcttttt CTAGGAGTTGGGGCAAACCATGCAGATCTTGAAGCCTACTGGAAATCCGAGCTTCCAAACACTCCTATGCCCAAAGCTGTTAGAGACCTGCTAAAAGATG GGAAGTGGCCGGAAAGGGGCAATTTCAGGTTGAAAACATATGATGACAGCTGTAGTTTCAAACATTATTGTGGAAATCCTACTGAAGATGAGCTCCATATTGACCCAAAAGTGAAAGtctttttcttgaaaatggACCTCAATCGCGGCTCAAGCATGAATATGAAGTTTGTTGAATCAGTGAAAAGTCCTACGGCTTTCCTGCCCCGCCAGGTTGCTAATTCGATTCCCTTCTCATCAAAATCTGTTCCTGAAATTTTGAACAAATACTCACTGAATCCACAATCACAAGATGCTAGAATTATTAAGGAAACGATAGCAGAATGCGAGGTGCCCGCAATGAAAGGAGAAGACAAGTATTGTGCGACTTCTCTCGAATCAATGGTTGATTTCACTACTTCAAAGCTGGGCAAAGATGTTCTAGCAATTTCTAACGAAGCACAGAAAACAGATCCAGAAGTCCAGAAATATGGTATTGTGTCTGTTTCCAAGTTGAACAACAACGATAAAGAAATAGTTTCTTGCCACAGGCAAAACTATTTCTACGCAGTTTTCTACTGCCACACCACACAGAATACAGATGCATATATGGTTAATTTAGTTGGTGCCGATGGAGCAAAAGTCAAAGCTGTAGCTGTTTGTCACCGGGATACGTCAGCATGGAACCCAAGGCATTTGGCTTTTCAGCTGCTGAAGGTGAAGCCAGGAACTGTTCCAATCTGCCATTTCCTTCCTGAGGATCACATTGTCTGGGTTCCGAAGCACTAA